The following coding sequences lie in one Flavobacterium sediminis genomic window:
- a CDS encoding zinc ribbon domain-containing protein encodes MANTKELSVEDKLRALYSLQLVDSKIDEIRSVRGELPLEVEDLEDEVAGLTTRLEKFKSDLESIDAQIKEKKNAIDEHKSTIKKYQEQQKNVRNNREYNSLTKEIEFQELEIQLAEKHIKEMKASIEHKKEVVSQTKEKLEAKQTHLKHKKAELNDIMSETEKEENFLIEKSEELQKQIEGRLLTAYKRIRGSVRNGLAVVSIERGASAGSFFTIPPQTQMEIAGRKKIITDEHSGRILIDSFLAEEVKQDMENLFAKL; translated from the coding sequence ATGGCAAACACAAAAGAACTAAGTGTAGAAGACAAATTAAGAGCGCTTTACAGTTTACAACTTGTTGATTCTAAAATAGACGAAATCAGAAGCGTTAGAGGAGAATTACCTTTAGAAGTAGAGGATTTAGAAGACGAAGTTGCAGGTCTTACCACTCGTTTAGAAAAATTCAAAAGTGATTTAGAATCCATTGATGCTCAAATTAAAGAAAAGAAAAATGCAATAGACGAGCACAAAAGTACCATAAAAAAATATCAGGAACAGCAAAAAAATGTTCGTAACAACAGAGAATACAACTCTTTAACTAAAGAGATCGAATTTCAGGAGCTTGAAATCCAATTAGCTGAAAAGCATATCAAAGAAATGAAAGCTTCCATCGAACATAAGAAAGAAGTTGTTTCTCAAACTAAAGAGAAGTTAGAAGCAAAACAAACACACTTAAAGCACAAAAAAGCTGAGTTAAACGACATTATGTCTGAGACTGAAAAAGAAGAAAACTTCTTAATAGAAAAGTCTGAAGAATTACAAAAACAGATCGAAGGTCGCTTATTAACTGCTTATAAAAGAATCAGAGGAAGCGTTCGCAACGGATTAGCTGTTGTTTCTATTGAAAGAGGAGCTTCTGCCGGGTCTTTCTTTACAATTCCTCCGCAAACACAAATGGAAATTGCCGGACGTAAAAAGATCATTACTGATGAACATAGCGGACGTATCTTAATTGATAGTTTCCTTGCTGAAGAAGTTAAACAAGATATGGAGAACTTATTTGCTAAGTTATAA
- a CDS encoding Nif3-like dinuclear metal center hexameric protein has product MKLSEILTVLEEMAPLSYAEDFDNVGLLVGQPEQEVSGILVCHDALESVIEEAVEKKCNLVVCFHPILFSGIKKITGKNYVERAILKAIKHDIAIYAVHTALDNHKKGVNKIFCNALGLTHTKILIPKTNYIKKLITYTIPENAEKLRNALFDSGAGKIGNYEDCSFNSQGIGTYLGGEDSSPQIGERFEFVENTEIKIEVTFEKHLQSKILKALFRNHAYEEVAYEIYSLDNLHQNIGLGMIGEFETPISETELLELTKTTMQCGGIRHSSFTGKEIKKVAVLGGSGSFAIKNAIAAGADAFLTADLKYHQFYEAEGKLLLADIGHFESERFTKNYIVDYLKEKITNFAIILSEENTNPVQYF; this is encoded by the coding sequence ATGAAGTTATCTGAAATTCTTACGGTCTTAGAAGAAATGGCACCACTTTCGTATGCTGAAGATTTTGACAATGTTGGCCTGCTGGTAGGGCAACCGGAACAAGAAGTCAGTGGAATTTTGGTCTGTCATGATGCCTTAGAAAGTGTCATAGAAGAAGCTGTTGAAAAAAAATGCAATCTGGTAGTCTGCTTTCACCCTATCCTGTTTAGCGGTATAAAAAAGATAACGGGAAAAAATTATGTTGAAAGAGCTATTCTTAAAGCCATTAAACATGATATTGCTATTTATGCTGTACATACCGCTTTAGACAATCACAAAAAAGGGGTCAACAAAATATTCTGCAATGCTTTAGGACTAACCCATACCAAAATTTTAATTCCTAAAACCAACTATATCAAAAAACTAATCACCTATACCATTCCTGAGAATGCCGAAAAACTAAGAAATGCACTTTTTGATTCCGGAGCCGGAAAAATAGGAAACTATGAAGATTGCAGCTTCAATAGCCAGGGAATAGGAACCTATTTAGGAGGTGAAGACAGCAGTCCTCAAATAGGAGAACGCTTTGAATTTGTAGAAAATACTGAGATAAAAATTGAGGTTACGTTTGAAAAACATCTGCAAAGCAAAATATTAAAAGCATTGTTCAGAAACCATGCCTACGAAGAAGTAGCCTATGAGATCTATTCTTTAGACAATTTACATCAGAATATAGGGTTGGGAATGATCGGCGAATTTGAAACTCCGATTTCTGAAACTGAACTATTAGAACTTACTAAGACTACAATGCAATGCGGCGGTATACGCCACAGCTCTTTTACCGGAAAAGAGATTAAAAAAGTAGCCGTTTTAGGCGGATCAGGCAGCTTTGCCATTAAAAATGCTATTGCCGCAGGAGCCGATGCTTTCCTGACTGCTGACCTGAAATACCACCAATTTTATGAAGCAGAAGGTAAACTACTTCTAGCTGACATCGGACATTTTGAAAGTGAAAGATTTACAAAAAATTATATTGTTGATTATCTTAAAGAAAAAATCACTAATTTTGCAATCATTTTATCAGAGGAAAATACAAACCCGGTTCAATATTTTTAA
- the lpxK gene encoding tetraacyldisaccharide 4'-kinase has protein sequence MNLLRKLLFPLGFVYWMVTYCRNLFYDLGWLKSYTFSLPVIAVGNLSVGGTGKTPHIEYLVRLLQNKKVATLSRGYGRKTKGFILADERANAATIGDEPFQFYSKFKEVAVAVDADRRNGIEKLQELIHPEVILLDDAFQHRRVQAGFYILLTDYNHLFTRDYILPFGDLREPSIGKRRANVIIVTKCPDDISEIAMQNIKKELNVAVPIFFSRIKYDDFLWGWKEKVEVQHLIESKLIVAGIANPTGFVKFLKGEKDEVMLFPDHHDFTDKDIENILKTAKGRRIVTTEKDYMRLKGKIQEQSIGYLPITVEIIENQDELNKLILNYVG, from the coding sequence ATGAATTTATTACGAAAATTACTCTTTCCGTTAGGATTTGTATATTGGATGGTGACTTATTGCCGAAATCTGTTCTATGATTTAGGGTGGCTTAAGAGCTATACATTTTCTTTGCCGGTTATAGCCGTAGGAAATTTAAGTGTGGGTGGAACCGGAAAAACACCTCATATAGAATATTTAGTCCGCTTATTACAAAATAAGAAAGTAGCGACTTTAAGCAGAGGGTATGGACGTAAAACGAAAGGTTTTATTTTAGCAGATGAAAGAGCTAATGCTGCGACTATCGGTGATGAGCCTTTTCAATTCTATTCTAAATTTAAAGAAGTTGCTGTTGCAGTAGATGCAGATCGCAGAAATGGTATTGAGAAATTACAGGAATTAATACATCCGGAAGTGATTTTACTGGATGATGCTTTTCAGCATCGCAGAGTGCAAGCCGGATTTTATATTTTATTAACGGATTACAATCATTTGTTTACACGGGATTATATTTTACCCTTCGGAGATCTTCGTGAGCCTTCAATCGGGAAAAGGAGAGCAAACGTGATAATTGTCACTAAATGTCCCGATGATATTTCTGAAATTGCAATGCAAAATATCAAGAAGGAATTAAATGTTGCTGTACCGATATTCTTTAGCCGGATAAAATATGATGATTTTTTATGGGGCTGGAAAGAAAAAGTAGAAGTACAGCATTTGATCGAAAGTAAATTGATCGTTGCCGGCATAGCCAATCCGACCGGATTTGTAAAATTCTTAAAAGGAGAAAAGGATGAGGTTATGTTGTTTCCGGATCACCATGATTTTACGGATAAGGATATAGAAAACATACTGAAGACGGCGAAGGGAAGAAGAATTGTGACCACGGAGAAAGATTATATGAGGTTAAAAGGAAAAATTCAAGAACAATCAATAGGGTATTTACCCATAACAGTTGAGATCATTGAGAACCAAGATGAATTAAATAAATTAATACTTAATTATGTGGGATAA
- a CDS encoding purine-nucleoside phosphorylase gives MWDKVQESIAFLKDKTHGFEPEYGIILGSGLGGFADDITIEYTIEYKDIPHFPVSTVEGHKGALLFGTIGTKKVMAMQGRFHYYEGYTMKEVTFPVRVMKFLGINKVIVSNASGGVNPGFKVGDVMMIKDHINMMPDHPLRGKNDERFGPRFLNMSEPYCRKMMAKATEIAQNLNFELKTGVYLALQGPTFETLAEYRMVKAIGADCVGMSTVPEVIVARHMDMDCFGVSVITDMGDEANINEVNHEEVLLAAQKAEPHVRDLIRNFILEY, from the coding sequence ATGTGGGATAAAGTACAGGAAAGCATAGCTTTTTTAAAAGATAAAACCCATGGTTTTGAACCGGAATATGGAATTATTTTAGGATCAGGCTTAGGAGGGTTTGCTGATGATATAACAATTGAATATACAATTGAGTATAAAGATATACCGCATTTTCCGGTGTCAACAGTAGAAGGACATAAAGGAGCCTTACTTTTCGGAACTATAGGTACTAAGAAAGTAATGGCAATGCAAGGACGCTTTCACTATTATGAAGGATATACGATGAAAGAGGTAACTTTTCCGGTGCGGGTAATGAAATTCTTAGGAATTAACAAGGTTATTGTTTCCAATGCTTCAGGAGGTGTCAACCCCGGTTTTAAAGTCGGAGATGTTATGATGATCAAAGATCATATCAATATGATGCCGGATCATCCGTTAAGAGGGAAGAATGACGAACGTTTCGGACCGAGATTTTTGAACATGAGCGAACCTTATTGCCGAAAAATGATGGCTAAGGCAACTGAAATAGCACAAAATCTGAATTTTGAATTAAAAACAGGAGTGTATTTAGCACTACAGGGGCCAACATTTGAAACGCTGGCAGAATATCGCATGGTAAAAGCAATAGGAGCAGACTGTGTAGGAATGTCTACAGTTCCCGAAGTTATTGTAGCACGCCATATGGACATGGATTGTTTTGGCGTTTCTGTTATTACAGATATGGGAGATGAGGCTAATATCAATGAGGTAAATCATGAAGAAGTACTCTTAGCTGCTCAAAAAGCCGAACCTCATGTAAGAGATCTGATCCGGAATTTTATTTTGGAATATTAA
- a CDS encoding tetratricopeptide repeat-containing hybrid sensor histidine kinase/response regulator, producing the protein MRAILFLLLFVLFPFSGKSQALYKEVAKINDSVDYYLEIAIFNKEDKKSFNKAIFYTEKAIDFAKNSNLQSKLGDCYLVLGGIYFEIQKIDDAIDNYIRSINSYGKNVPKSNLALAYYNLGKCYIAKNKPELSDIYFKKASLIFQELNFTDAIELINLQKAILLTEKGEKEEASKIFKRIIINSNENEALTETRIEALYQLSLIEFGNKNYNESINLLNKALTLNSNGPKNLNLQKKVLKQISDTYKANTDYEKSYKYLALYATITDSIGNFYSNYVNENAYDKIQFEKQLKTIELLDKEKKSQQKTLRFSKLISILSIALISILSLLSLSLYKNNKIRISTNKLLKEKNKELIKEKEKVEKASKARAEFMATVSHELRTPLNAINGITYLLLQEKPRANQLNYLKSLEFSGNYLLNFINDILEINRLESDKILVEKISFNIHELTTNIRNSFNEFIHENKVNCHLDIDDSIHHYLIGDPTKLSQVIINLMNNAIKFTKNGDVWFTVKKLNESNTNIKLYFEVRDNGIGIPKDKQETIFDSFSQGSVEINRTYGGTGLGLSIVKKILELLGTEVKLESDTDKGTSFRFVVDFEKGKELSEQKIFHPNTENQCFKDKSVLLVEDNKINQMITLKMLEKKEVKCTIIDNGEEAIEHLKDHHYDLVLMDVHLPGINGTEATAAIREFDTDTPIIALTAISLNENREMLLSYGMNDVITKPFIPDNFYAVISEYLNIPK; encoded by the coding sequence TTGAGAGCAATACTATTCTTGTTACTGTTTGTCCTTTTCCCTTTTTCAGGGAAATCTCAAGCCTTATACAAAGAAGTCGCTAAAATTAATGATAGTGTAGACTACTATTTAGAGATTGCTATCTTCAATAAGGAAGATAAAAAATCATTCAACAAAGCCATTTTTTATACTGAAAAAGCAATTGATTTTGCCAAAAACAGCAATCTCCAAAGCAAACTGGGAGATTGTTACTTAGTCTTAGGTGGTATTTATTTTGAAATTCAAAAGATTGATGACGCTATTGACAATTACATCAGAAGCATTAACTCTTACGGGAAAAATGTTCCTAAATCGAATTTGGCTCTGGCTTATTACAACTTAGGAAAATGTTATATTGCTAAAAACAAACCTGAACTTTCTGATATCTATTTTAAAAAAGCCTCGCTTATCTTTCAAGAACTTAACTTCACGGATGCTATTGAACTCATCAACTTACAAAAAGCAATCCTGCTTACTGAAAAAGGTGAAAAAGAAGAAGCTTCAAAAATATTTAAAAGGATCATTATTAACTCTAACGAAAATGAAGCCCTTACCGAGACTCGAATCGAAGCTCTTTATCAATTATCCCTGATTGAATTTGGAAATAAAAATTATAACGAAAGTATTAATCTGCTTAACAAGGCACTCACTTTAAATTCAAATGGACCTAAGAACCTCAACCTGCAAAAAAAAGTTCTGAAACAAATCAGTGATACCTATAAAGCAAATACTGATTATGAAAAATCATATAAATATCTTGCTCTATATGCTACTATAACAGACTCTATAGGAAACTTTTACAGCAATTATGTCAACGAAAATGCTTACGATAAAATTCAGTTTGAAAAACAGTTAAAAACAATTGAATTACTGGATAAAGAAAAAAAGAGTCAACAAAAAACATTGCGCTTTTCTAAGTTAATCAGTATTTTGAGTATTGCTTTGATTTCAATTCTATCCCTTTTAAGCTTGTCGTTATACAAGAACAATAAGATCAGAATAAGTACAAACAAACTTTTAAAAGAAAAGAATAAAGAACTAATTAAAGAAAAAGAAAAGGTAGAAAAAGCCTCCAAAGCCCGTGCTGAGTTCATGGCTACAGTGAGTCACGAATTGAGAACACCCTTGAATGCCATCAACGGAATCACCTATTTATTGCTTCAGGAAAAACCGAGAGCCAATCAGTTAAATTATCTGAAATCTTTAGAATTTTCCGGAAACTACCTCTTAAACTTCATCAACGACATCTTAGAAATTAACCGTCTGGAATCTGATAAGATACTCGTTGAAAAAATAAGTTTCAATATTCACGAACTAACTACTAATATCAGAAATTCATTTAACGAATTTATACATGAGAATAAAGTAAACTGTCATCTGGATATTGACGATTCTATTCATCATTATTTGATCGGGGATCCGACTAAACTCTCTCAGGTGATTATCAATTTGATGAATAATGCCATTAAATTTACCAAAAACGGAGATGTATGGTTTACGGTAAAAAAACTGAATGAAAGTAATACGAATATCAAATTATATTTTGAGGTACGTGACAACGGTATTGGTATCCCAAAAGACAAACAAGAAACTATTTTTGACAGTTTTAGTCAGGGATCCGTTGAAATTAACCGGACATATGGTGGTACCGGCTTAGGATTATCTATCGTAAAGAAAATCTTAGAACTTTTAGGCACTGAAGTAAAGCTGGAAAGCGACACAGACAAAGGTACTTCTTTCCGCTTTGTAGTTGATTTTGAAAAAGGTAAAGAATTATCCGAACAGAAAATATTTCATCCTAATACTGAAAATCAATGTTTTAAAGACAAGTCAGTTCTTTTAGTAGAGGACAACAAGATCAATCAGATGATCACATTAAAAATGCTTGAGAAAAAAGAAGTAAAATGCACGATCATAGACAATGGTGAAGAAGCCATAGAACATTTGAAAGATCATCATTATGACTTGGTTCTAATGGATGTACATTTGCCGGGCATTAACGGTACAGAAGCTACTGCTGCCATTCGTGAATTTGACACTGATACTCCGATTATTGCCCTAACGGCAATTTCCCTTAACGAAAACAGAGAAATGCTATTATCTTACGGAATGAATGATGTGATTACCAAACCATTCATTCCTGATAATTTTTATGCCGTTATTTCAGAATATCTTAATATTCCAAAATAA
- the gap gene encoding type I glyceraldehyde-3-phosphate dehydrogenase codes for MSKEIKIAINGFGRIGRNLFRLLINHPTIEVVAINDIADNKTMSHLLKYDSIHGILPNTINSTDEGILVDEKLIHFFHEKEIKNLDWKSLDIDFVVESTGKFKTQELALQHIESGAKKVILSAPPEDDKIKTIVLGVNEYLIDGSELVISNASCTTNNAAPMIKVIQELCDIEQAYITTVHSYTTDQSLHDQPHKDLRRARGAAQSIVPTTTGAAKALTKIFPELNEKIGGCGIRVPVPDGSLTDITFNVKRKVSIEEINEAFKRASETNLKGVLAYTEDPIVSVDILGNTHSCLFDAQLTSVIDRMVKVVGWYDNEIGYSSRLINLIDFMANK; via the coding sequence ATGTCAAAAGAAATAAAAATAGCAATAAACGGTTTCGGACGAATTGGCCGAAATCTTTTCCGTTTACTCATTAATCATCCGACAATAGAAGTTGTAGCTATTAACGATATCGCTGACAACAAAACCATGAGTCACTTACTGAAATATGATAGTATTCATGGTATTTTACCCAATACTATTAACAGTACTGACGAGGGCATTTTAGTTGATGAAAAACTCATTCACTTTTTCCATGAAAAAGAAATCAAAAATCTGGATTGGAAATCGTTAGACATAGACTTTGTAGTTGAATCAACCGGAAAATTCAAAACGCAGGAACTGGCGCTGCAACACATTGAATCCGGAGCTAAAAAAGTAATCTTATCAGCACCGCCGGAAGATGACAAAATAAAAACCATCGTCCTCGGAGTAAATGAGTATCTGATAGACGGATCAGAACTCGTGATCTCGAATGCCAGTTGTACTACTAACAACGCTGCGCCTATGATTAAGGTAATCCAAGAACTCTGCGATATTGAACAGGCATATATTACCACAGTGCATTCCTACACTACCGATCAAAGTTTACACGACCAACCTCATAAGGATTTGAGACGAGCTCGAGGAGCGGCGCAATCTATTGTTCCGACCACAACGGGAGCGGCCAAAGCCTTAACTAAAATTTTTCCGGAATTGAATGAAAAAATAGGAGGTTGCGGTATTCGCGTACCGGTACCTGACGGATCTTTAACGGATATCACTTTTAATGTCAAACGAAAAGTAAGCATCGAAGAAATAAATGAGGCATTTAAAAGAGCCTCTGAAACCAACTTAAAAGGAGTTTTAGCCTACACAGAGGATCCTATTGTATCTGTTGATATATTAGGAAATACCCATTCGTGTTTATTTGATGCCCAATTGACCTCTGTAATTGACAGAATGGTTAAAGTCGTGGGCTGGTATGACAATGAAATCGGTTATTCGTCCCGATTAATCAATTTAATCGATTTCATGGCAAATAAATAA
- a CDS encoding DNA alkylation repair protein, producing MEIEQLTAIFYSHSNPEKRLKMENYMKNNFPFLGIQTPVRSKLQKPFLQRFKSEKKINWDWVQSLWDLKEREFQYSALDYLITKKKHLTPADLNQLKYLIITKSWWDSVDLIASHLIGFIVRNYPEVKQDVLQWSASENIWLKRTGIICQLKFKQETDTLFLSQAITKNLNSNEFFINKAIGWALREYSKCNPHWVSEFIENHPLSSLSKKEAGKYL from the coding sequence GTGGAGATAGAGCAACTAACGGCTATTTTTTATTCTCACAGCAATCCTGAGAAGCGTTTGAAAATGGAAAATTATATGAAAAATAATTTTCCATTTTTAGGCATTCAGACACCTGTTCGCAGCAAACTGCAAAAACCTTTTTTACAGCGTTTTAAAAGCGAAAAAAAAATCAACTGGGATTGGGTTCAATCGCTTTGGGACTTAAAAGAGAGGGAATTTCAATATAGTGCTCTTGATTATTTAATCACTAAAAAAAAACACCTTACACCTGCTGATCTGAATCAGCTCAAATACCTGATTATAACAAAATCCTGGTGGGACAGTGTTGATCTAATAGCCAGTCATCTTATCGGTTTTATAGTCCGAAATTATCCGGAGGTCAAACAAGATGTTTTACAATGGTCGGCATCAGAAAACATCTGGCTTAAAAGAACCGGCATCATTTGCCAATTAAAGTTCAAACAAGAAACCGACACCCTCTTTTTAAGTCAGGCTATCACTAAAAATTTAAACAGTAACGAATTTTTCATCAACAAAGCTATCGGTTGGGCTCTTCGGGAATATTCCAAATGCAACCCGCACTGGGTTTCTGAATTCATAGAAAATCACCCCTTGAGTTCCCTTAGTAAAAAAGAAGCCGGTAAATACCTGTAA